The Desulfovermiculus halophilus DSM 18834 genome includes the window CTTCCAGGATGTGGTGGACCAGATCCAGGAAGCCATCCTCAGCGGAAAGCTCCAGCCCGGAGATGTCCTGCCCTCGGAGCGGGAGCTCAAGGAGCTGCTCCAGGTCAGCCGGGGCACCCTGCGGGAGGCCCTGCGCGTCTTGGAACAGAAGGGGCTGGTGCACATAAAGCTCGGGGTCGGGGGCGGAGCCGTGGTTCAAGACGTGTCCTACGAGCCGGTCAGCGAAAGCCTGGCCCTGCTCATCCGGCACCAGAAGGTGTCTCTGGCCCATTTGGCTGAGTTCAGGGCCGGAGTCGAAGGCGAAGCCGCGTCCAACGCCGCCCGGCGAATCAGCTCGGCCGAGACCGCACATCTCAAGCATCTCCTGGATCAGGCCGTTGCCTGCGCAGAACGGACCACAGGCCGAACCCGCTCCTTTCTGCAGGCGGACAAGGCCATCCATCTGAACCTGGCCACTATCAGCAGCAATCCGATCTCCATCTTTGTGCACAAGTCAATACATGAGAACATAGATCGCTACTACGAACAGTTCCTGGTCATGGACCCGGACGCCATTCAGGAGAACATCCAGGATCTGCGGGCCATTGTGCAGGCCGTCATCTCTGGAGACGCTGAACAGGCCAGAAGATTGGCCACCAGTCATGTGTACCGCTTCACGACATACATGCAGGGCGTTGTGGACCAGAATCCAAACCAAGGTTAGGTGAGCATCATGTCCTTATTCAACCATGCCGTATCCAAGACCATCATGTTCGTTCCCGGACCGATTGTGGGCATCTTTGCCAAAAAGTACATCGCCGGCGACACCCTGGACGACGCGGTCCAGGTCACCCGTAAGCTCAACGCCCAGGGCATCCGGACCACCATCGACGTGCTCGGCGAGTTCATATCCACCAAGGGTGAAGCCTCCTGGTTCAAGAACCAGGCCCTGGAGGTTCTAAAGACCATTCACAGAACCGGCATAGATGCCAACCTGTCCATCAAGCCCACCCAAATGGGCCTGAACCTGGATCAGGACTTCGCCTACGCCAACATCGAAGAAATCGTGTCCTATGCCAAAAGCATCCAGAGCTTCGTGCGCATCGATATGGAAGATATCTCCTGCACAACCCAGACCATCAACTTCTACAGCCGGCTGCGGCAGGCATATGCCCCGCATGTGGGAACGGTGCTCCAGTCCTATCTGCGCCGGACGGTCCGGGACATTGACGATCTCAGTTCAGGTCCGATGAATATCCGTCTGTGCAAGGGGATCTACAATGAGCCCCGGGAGCATGCGTTCAAGCACCCGGAGGTGGTCAGACGCAATTATGTCCTTGCCCTGGAGCGCCTCTTTGAACACAGGGCCTATGTAGGGATTGCCACCCACGACCCGGTCCTGATCTTTGAGGCTATGCGCCTGATCGACAAGCACAACCTCAAGCCCGGGGACTACGAGTTCCAGATGCTGCTCGGGGTCGACGAAAAGCTGCGGGAGATCATCACCTCCCAGGGCCACAACCTGCGGATCTACGTCCCATTCGGCTCCTCCTGGCTGC containing:
- a CDS encoding FadR/GntR family transcriptional regulator, giving the protein MFRAAKQNKIFQDVVDQIQEAILSGKLQPGDVLPSERELKELLQVSRGTLREALRVLEQKGLVHIKLGVGGGAVVQDVSYEPVSESLALLIRHQKVSLAHLAEFRAGVEGEAASNAARRISSAETAHLKHLLDQAVACAERTTGRTRSFLQADKAIHLNLATISSNPISIFVHKSIHENIDRYYEQFLVMDPDAIQENIQDLRAIVQAVISGDAEQARRLATSHVYRFTTYMQGVVDQNPNQG
- a CDS encoding proline dehydrogenase family protein, which codes for MSLFNHAVSKTIMFVPGPIVGIFAKKYIAGDTLDDAVQVTRKLNAQGIRTTIDVLGEFISTKGEASWFKNQALEVLKTIHRTGIDANLSIKPTQMGLNLDQDFAYANIEEIVSYAKSIQSFVRIDMEDISCTTQTINFYSRLRQAYAPHVGTVLQSYLRRTVRDIDDLSSGPMNIRLCKGIYNEPREHAFKHPEVVRRNYVLALERLFEHRAYVGIATHDPVLIFEAMRLIDKHNLKPGDYEFQMLLGVDEKLREIITSQGHNLRIYVPFGSSWLPYAKRRLKENPDIARHALMQMLGMKSTA